A part of Streptomyces sp. NBC_01235 genomic DNA contains:
- a CDS encoding IS5 family transposase has protein sequence MTDAEWAVVRPLLPVPGWLRGRGGQPEAYCHRVMLDAVRYLVDNGIKWRAMPVDFPPWDRVYAFFRRWRENGLVKEFHDRLRGQVRTQLGRDTEPTAGVIDSQSVKADAVVAGDSRGFDGGKLINGRKRHVVVDTLGLLLAVMVTAADTGDRLAAHVLLRQVTDAHHQLSLVWADGGYTGRLIEHCLTVLGLVVGIVKRSDDMRGFVVLPKRWIVERLFAHLMRSRRLVRDFERRTSSAESMIYWSMTMLMTRRLVRPHPRRA, from the coding sequence ATGACGGATGCGGAGTGGGCGGTCGTGAGGCCGCTGCTGCCGGTTCCGGGCTGGCTGCGGGGCCGGGGCGGGCAGCCGGAGGCGTACTGCCACCGGGTGATGTTGGACGCGGTCCGCTATCTGGTGGACAACGGAATCAAGTGGCGGGCGATGCCGGTCGATTTTCCGCCGTGGGACCGGGTCTATGCCTTCTTCCGGCGTTGGCGTGAGAACGGCCTGGTGAAGGAGTTCCATGACCGGCTGCGCGGACAGGTCCGCACACAGCTGGGGCGGGACACGGAGCCGACGGCCGGCGTCATCGACTCGCAGTCCGTCAAAGCCGATGCCGTTGTCGCCGGCGACAGCCGCGGCTTCGACGGCGGCAAGCTGATCAACGGCCGCAAGCGGCACGTCGTGGTGGACACACTCGGCCTGCTGCTCGCGGTCATGGTGACCGCCGCGGACACCGGGGACCGCCTTGCCGCGCACGTCCTGTTGCGTCAAGTCACCGATGCCCACCACCAGTTGTCCCTCGTCTGGGCCGACGGCGGTTATACCGGTAGGCTCATCGAGCACTGTCTGACCGTGCTCGGCCTGGTGGTGGGAATCGTCAAACGCAGTGACGACATGCGGGGCTTCGTGGTGCTGCCCAAGCGGTGGATCGTCGAGCGGCTCTTCGCCCACCTGATGCGAAGCCGCCGCCTGGTGCGCGACTTCGAACGCCGCACCAGCAGCGCGGAGTCGATGATCTACTGGTCGATGACGATGCTCATGACCCGCCGCCTTGTCCGGCCGCACCCGCGGCGAGCATGA
- a CDS encoding IS5 family transposase, protein MPALPSWLTEPLWDQFADLLPKRPSYHPDHPLGCHRPRISDRIIFDKLLQLLRFGCSYEAIADTTCSATTIRNRRDEWIRLGVFARLKQIALEPYDRSIDLVLDQIAVDGSITKAPGGGEVAGRSPVDRGKQGLKRSGMTDGYGIPLGRVLAGANRHDSPLLAPTLDRLDDLGPLPDDITVHLDAGYDSDKTRALLNEPGIHGRIAHKGEKAPIQASRRWHVERTHAWQNAFYRLARCYERRATVIDTFFDLADTIITVRSLIRRAWTTHRWDERPNRRP, encoded by the coding sequence GTGCCCGCGCTGCCATCATGGCTGACCGAACCGCTCTGGGACCAATTCGCCGACCTGCTGCCCAAGCGGCCGTCTTACCATCCGGACCACCCGCTCGGCTGCCATCGCCCGCGGATCAGCGACCGGATCATCTTCGACAAGCTCCTGCAACTGCTGCGCTTCGGCTGTTCTTACGAGGCGATTGCCGACACGACGTGCTCGGCCACCACGATCCGCAACCGTCGCGACGAGTGGATCCGACTCGGTGTCTTCGCCCGGCTCAAGCAGATCGCATTGGAACCCTACGACCGGAGCATCGACCTCGTCCTCGACCAGATCGCCGTCGACGGCTCCATCACCAAGGCTCCCGGAGGCGGCGAGGTCGCAGGACGCTCACCGGTCGACCGCGGCAAACAGGGACTGAAACGCTCGGGCATGACGGATGGATACGGCATTCCGCTGGGCCGTGTCCTAGCCGGTGCCAACCGCCACGACTCCCCGCTGCTTGCCCCGACCCTGGACCGCCTGGACGACCTCGGACCGTTGCCCGACGACATCACCGTGCACCTGGACGCCGGCTACGACTCGGACAAGACCCGCGCTCTGCTCAACGAACCCGGCATCCACGGCCGCATCGCGCACAAGGGCGAGAAGGCGCCGATCCAGGCCAGTCGGCGTTGGCACGTCGAACGAACCCACGCCTGGCAGAACGCCTTCTACCGACTCGCCCGCTGCTACGAGCGCCGCGCCACCGTCATCGACACATTCTTCGACCTCGCCGACACGATCATCACCGTTCGTAGCCTGATCCGACGGGCATGGACCACTCACCGCTGGGACGAACGCCCGAACCGCCGCCCATGA
- a CDS encoding DUF418 domain-containing protein, whose product MYIVHIGPKLSATHGVGNWVRFLAEEYSSVLFATLAGFSLMLIAGRREPKTGPAGRQAKARIAIRAATLLALILGFCGVYFLIALPLVRLSARTLAITAAGLARVTPQLSFALASLLSESVQESINAYDPLERISGVGVLDLLFNGFYPTITWISLVVAGMALARLDLSVPAVRRRLAALGAALVVGAYGLSLLLAGKDALKSMAEGGSSSSGSAASSKGGGSGGMPELPMSELLSAGPHSGTTFDVIGSVGVAILVIVGTTVLIDGLPLLRRLAKPVIAVGAMSLTAYVGHFVAQSLLPPAPGTNTPGSWIPVLTYILGAIVFAALWSRFFRRGPLEYLLNAATKPAKYIQ is encoded by the coding sequence ATGTACATCGTGCACATCGGCCCGAAACTGTCGGCCACACACGGCGTCGGCAACTGGGTGCGCTTCCTGGCCGAGGAGTACTCGTCGGTGCTGTTCGCCACCCTCGCCGGGTTCTCGCTGATGCTGATCGCCGGCCGCCGTGAGCCGAAGACCGGCCCGGCCGGTCGGCAGGCGAAAGCCCGGATCGCGATCCGCGCCGCGACCCTGCTGGCGCTCATCCTCGGCTTCTGCGGCGTCTACTTCCTCATCGCCCTGCCCCTGGTGCGACTGAGCGCGAGGACGCTGGCGATCACCGCGGCCGGGCTCGCCCGGGTCACACCGCAGCTGTCGTTTGCCCTGGCCTCGCTGTTGAGCGAGTCGGTACAGGAGAGCATCAATGCCTACGATCCGCTCGAGCGGATCAGCGGCGTGGGAGTGCTCGATCTGCTGTTCAACGGCTTCTACCCGACGATCACGTGGATTTCGTTGGTGGTCGCCGGCATGGCGCTGGCCCGCCTCGACCTGTCCGTCCCTGCCGTCCGGCGGCGCTTGGCCGCGCTCGGCGCCGCCCTCGTCGTAGGCGCTTACGGCCTGTCCCTGCTCCTTGCGGGCAAGGACGCGTTGAAGAGCATGGCGGAGGGCGGGTCGTCGTCCAGCGGCTCTGCGGCGTCGTCCAAGGGCGGCGGGTCCGGCGGGATGCCGGAGCTGCCGATGTCGGAACTGTTGTCCGCCGGACCGCACAGCGGCACCACGTTCGACGTCATCGGCAGTGTCGGAGTCGCGATCCTCGTGATCGTGGGCACGACGGTGCTCATCGACGGCCTGCCGCTCCTGCGCCGCTTGGCGAAACCGGTCATCGCCGTCGGCGCCATGTCCCTGACGGCCTACGTCGGCCACTTCGTCGCCCAGTCCCTGCTGCCCCCGGCCCCCGGCACCAACACCCCGGGATCCTGGATACCCGTACTCACCTACATCCTGGGCGCGATCGTGTTCGCCGCGCTCTGGTCCCGCTTCTTCCGCCGCGGCCCGCTGGAATATCTCCTCAACGCCGCCACCAAGCCCGCCAAGTACATCCAATGA
- a CDS encoding maleylpyruvate isomerase family mycothiol-dependent enzyme, giving the protein MTIVDRTSDMELTLTNDADLQPAVAAEFAALADLLGSASDAQWDTPSLCEGWRVREVIAHLTMAARYSEKEFMAELRHCDFDFSRLSNQIAGRDAELPTGQLVANLRADVMHHWTPPGGGYHGALNHVVIHGLDVTVPLGVPRRSPDETIRVVLNDLTEGGGHTHFGINIEGRSFQATDLDWSYGSGPALHGAAEDLALRLCGRTIPDGRLEGTPLYR; this is encoded by the coding sequence GTGACGATCGTCGACCGTACGAGCGACATGGAGTTGACCTTGACGAACGACGCCGACCTGCAACCTGCCGTAGCCGCCGAGTTCGCGGCCCTCGCCGACCTGCTCGGCTCCGCCTCTGATGCGCAGTGGGATACGCCATCCCTGTGTGAGGGCTGGCGGGTTCGCGAAGTGATCGCGCACCTGACCATGGCGGCCCGGTACTCCGAAAAGGAGTTCATGGCCGAGTTGCGCCACTGCGACTTTGACTTCAGCCGCTTGTCGAACCAGATCGCCGGCCGGGACGCCGAACTGCCGACTGGCCAGCTCGTTGCCAACCTGCGCGCCGACGTGATGCACCACTGGACGCCGCCGGGCGGTGGGTATCACGGCGCGCTCAATCATGTGGTGATCCACGGCCTCGACGTGACCGTGCCGCTCGGGGTGCCGCGCCGCTCACCCGACGAGACCATCCGGGTCGTCCTCAACGACCTTACCGAGGGCGGCGGGCACACACACTTCGGCATCAACATTGAGGGACGCAGCTTCCAGGCCACCGACCTTGACTGGTCGTACGGATCGGGCCCAGCACTGCACGGCGCCGCCGAAGACCTGGCACTCAGGCTCTGCGGTCGGACCATCCCGGATGGACGGCTGGAGGGCACACCGCTTTACAGATAG